The Sedimentibacter sp. zth1 DNA segment AATTGCTAAACCGGGTCTTGATGGACACGACAGAGGAGCTAAACTTATAGCAAGATCATTAAGAGATGCTGGTATGGAAGTTATATATACGGGATTAAGACAAACACCAGAGCAAATTGTTGCTGCTGCAATCCAAGAAGACGTTGACGTTGTAGGAATGAGTATATTATCAGGAGCACACAATCATTTACTACCAAAAGTAGTTGACTTGCTTAAAGCTCAAGGTGCGGATGATGTATTGATTATCGGTGGCGGAGTTATACCAGATGATGATATACCAGCGCTTAAATCTGCTGGAGTAGATGAAGTATTTACACCAGGTACAGCAACAACTACAACAATAGATTATATTAATACACATATAAAAAGAAAATAATAATTGATAAATGAGAATCCGTCATAGACGGATTTTCATTTAAATTACATCGTGTGGGGTGATATGATGGAATTAACAGAATTAATTGAAAAAATGGTTACTGGAGATAAAAGATCTTGTGCAAGACTTATTACTATGGTAGAAAATGACGAAGAGGATGCTAAAAATATAATTAAGGCAATACATTCGCGTACAGGTCATGCACATGTTATTGGAATTACAGGACCTCCAGGAGCAGGGAAAAGTACACTTACAGATAAACTTGTAAAACAACTTATCAAAGATGGTAAAAAAGTAGGTATTGTAGCTATAGACCCGACCAGTCCATATTCAGGTGGTTCAATCTTGGGAGATAGAATACGTATGCAGGATTTAGCACTTGAGAAAAATGTGTTTATTAGAAGCTTAGGTACAAGAGGTTATCTAGGTGGATTATCTAGATCAACCAAAGATGTAGTTAAAGTATTAGATGCATACGGTGCTGATTATATATTTATTGAAACTGTTGGAGTTGGACAATCAGAGGTAGATATAATCAAAACAGCTGATTCAATAGTTATGGTTATGGTGCCGGGACTTGGAGATGACATTCAGTCAATCAAGGCTGGAATAATGGAAATAGGTGATATATTTGTAGTAAATAAAAGTGATTTATTTGGTGCTTCAAGAACAGCTACAGAAATAAATATGATGCTAGATTTAAATCAAAATATGGATAGACGTCCACCTGTTGTTATGGTTACAGCCAATAAAAATGAAGGTATTAATGAATTAGTTGAAGAAATAAAAAAACATACAGAATATTTGATAGAAACTGGAAAATTAAGAGAAAGAAAACATCACAATGCAAAAATTGAAGTTGTTGAGATGATTGAAACAGAGCTTAGAAAAATAGTAATTAAACATGCTGACAGTGAAAATAAGCTTGACCAAAAAGTCGATGAAATATTAGAAAAGAAAAAAGATGTTTATGAAGTTAGAGATGAATTCTTAAGCGTTTTAAATAAATAAATTTTGGAGGATTAATATGAATATTAATAGAGTAGATCATATTGGTATAGCAGTACCAAATTTAGAGGAAGCTTTAGCATTTTATGAAGGAGTATTAGGATTAAAATCTAATGGCTCAGAAGTTATTGAAGACCAAAAAGTTAAAGTTGCATTCTTGCCTTGTGGAGATAGCGAATTAGAACTATTAGAGTCAACAGAACCAGATGGACCTATAGCAAAATTCATTAAAAAAAATGGTGGAAGAGGTGGAATTCAACACGTTGCATTAAGAGTTGATAACATTGAAAAAGCTATAGAAGATATGAAAGCAAAAGGCATGAGAATGTTAGATGAAAAACCAAGATACGGTGCTGGTGGAGCTAAAATAGCATTCTGCCATCCAAAATCATCATTGGGTGTATTATTAGAGCTTACAGAAAGACAATAAATAAAAAACATATAGAAACAGGGATTAAATTATATTTAATCCCTGTTAGTTTGTTAACAAAAAGGCATTTTATATAACTTGTGAAGTGCCTTTTATAATATTTCTTATTTTTCTGATACTAATTGTCTTAACATTTGAGGAATATTGATATGTTGAGGGCATAAGCGAACACATTTTTTGCAATTCCTACATTTTTCTGCTATCTCGTAATTTATATCAGTTCCAGAAATCCAGTTGGTACTTTGATTCATTGATTTAGTATTCCAAGCTTTAAACAATTCTGGGATAGTAACACCAAATGGACATGGCATACAGTACCCACAACCTGTACACTTAACTTTTTGTAATTTTATAACATTCTTTTCAACCTTCAATATAGCTTCGTTTTCTTCTTCTGTTAAAGGTGAAAGGTTTTTAAATACTTCAATATTCTGTTTAAGCTGAGCCATACTGCTCATACCTGAAAGAATAGTAGCTATACCCTTTTTCTCTGCTAACCATCTAAATGCGTAGCTAACATTTGAGCCACCTAATTCTCTGAATGGAGCTGCAATATTGTCATTTAAATCAGAAAGTAAGCCACCCTTTAAAGGTTCCATAATTATAACCGGTATATTACGTTTTTCTAATTCTTCATACCCCTTAAGTCCAGGTCTGTCAATTATATCTAAATAATTAAGCTGAATTTGAACAAATTCAAAATCATATAAATCTAATACTTTTACTAAAAAGTCATAATCGTCATGCATTGAAAAACCAAGGTGCTTAATTTTACCTTCTGCAATTTTTTTCTTAGCCCAATCAATTACATTATAATTGATTATTTTTTCGTATACACTGTTGTCAAGTGCATGAAGTAAGTAAAAATCAATATAATCAAGCTGTAATCTTTCAAGAGCTTTATCAAAAATTATATCTAAATCTTCTTCGTTTTTTGCTACCCACAAAGGCATTTTATCAGTAACGTAAAAATCTTCTCTGTTTAGTTGCTTAAGTGCTTTTCCAAGTGCAATTTCACTATTACCGCCACCATAAACATATGCAGTATCAAAATAGTTTATGCCATTGTCATGAGCGTATTTAATCATTTTATCTACTTCATCTTGCACAATAACATTATCAATATTAGGAAATCTCATACAGCCAAATCCTAATTTTGAAAGGGTAACACCCATTTTATCTAATTGAGAAATTTTCATTTTGTAAACCCTCATCTTTCATTTTATATTATTACCATTATATATAAATTAATAGAATGTGTAAAGAGGTATATATAGTTGTAGCAGTAGTGTGAAACAGATTGTACTTTGTATTTGGTGTAGTGCATTGTGTTGAAATTCGCTGTATATTATGGTAAACTATTGTAGAAATTAAATTAGAAATGAAATTAGGAGGGTATTTTGAAGAAAAATAAGATATTTGATATATTATGGATAGCAGCGGTTGTTGCTTTTGTATTTTTTCTTACTACTAAGTTTTTC contains these protein-coding regions:
- a CDS encoding cobalamin B12-binding domain-containing protein, coding for MNRPIRVLIAKPGLDGHDRGAKLIARSLRDAGMEVIYTGLRQTPEQIVAAAIQEDVDVVGMSILSGAHNHLLPKVVDLLKAQGADDVLIIGGGVIPDDDIPALKSAGVDEVFTPGTATTTTIDYINTHIKRK
- the meaB gene encoding methylmalonyl Co-A mutase-associated GTPase MeaB, which produces MMELTELIEKMVTGDKRSCARLITMVENDEEDAKNIIKAIHSRTGHAHVIGITGPPGAGKSTLTDKLVKQLIKDGKKVGIVAIDPTSPYSGGSILGDRIRMQDLALEKNVFIRSLGTRGYLGGLSRSTKDVVKVLDAYGADYIFIETVGVGQSEVDIIKTADSIVMVMVPGLGDDIQSIKAGIMEIGDIFVVNKSDLFGASRTATEINMMLDLNQNMDRRPPVVMVTANKNEGINELVEEIKKHTEYLIETGKLRERKHHNAKIEVVEMIETELRKIVIKHADSENKLDQKVDEILEKKKDVYEVRDEFLSVLNK
- the mce gene encoding methylmalonyl-CoA epimerase; translation: MNINRVDHIGIAVPNLEEALAFYEGVLGLKSNGSEVIEDQKVKVAFLPCGDSELELLESTEPDGPIAKFIKKNGGRGGIQHVALRVDNIEKAIEDMKAKGMRMLDEKPRYGAGGAKIAFCHPKSSLGVLLELTERQ
- a CDS encoding aldo/keto reductase, which codes for MKISQLDKMGVTLSKLGFGCMRFPNIDNVIVQDEVDKMIKYAHDNGINYFDTAYVYGGGNSEIALGKALKQLNREDFYVTDKMPLWVAKNEEDLDIIFDKALERLQLDYIDFYLLHALDNSVYEKIINYNVIDWAKKKIAEGKIKHLGFSMHDDYDFLVKVLDLYDFEFVQIQLNYLDIIDRPGLKGYEELEKRNIPVIIMEPLKGGLLSDLNDNIAAPFRELGGSNVSYAFRWLAEKKGIATILSGMSSMAQLKQNIEVFKNLSPLTEEENEAILKVEKNVIKLQKVKCTGCGYCMPCPFGVTIPELFKAWNTKSMNQSTNWISGTDINYEIAEKCRNCKKCVRLCPQHINIPQMLRQLVSEK